The Trichosurus vulpecula isolate mTriVul1 chromosome 3, mTriVul1.pri, whole genome shotgun sequence genome includes a window with the following:
- the LOC118840947 gene encoding protein kish-A-like produces MSAIFNFQSLPTAVVLLICTCPYIQFLALSLLVKNKTVLLAIFWKCARICERESLWGQLDVAVCYIAMAFSIVFLQ; encoded by the exons ATGTCTGCCATTTTCAACTTTCAGAGCCTACCGACAGCAGTAGTGCTGCTTATATGTACCTGTCCATATATCCAATTCTTGGCTCTTAGCCTCTTGGTCAAAAATAAAACTGTACTGTTGGCTATATTTTGGAAATGTGccagaatttgtgaaagagagtccctatgggggcagctag atgtagcaGTATGCTATATAGCAATGGCTTTCAGCATCGTGTTCCTCCAGTAG